A genomic segment from Actinomadura hallensis encodes:
- a CDS encoding helix-turn-helix transcriptional regulator, protein MTKRSSTWITVPEILDELGITRRTWQRWRALGKTPPCTVLPNRKLRIRRVDFENWLSSLEERAA, encoded by the coding sequence ATGACCAAGCGGTCAAGCACCTGGATCACGGTCCCCGAAATCCTCGACGAGCTCGGCATCACTCGGCGCACGTGGCAACGCTGGCGCGCCCTCGGCAAGACGCCGCCCTGCACCGTCCTGCCGAACCGCAAGCTTCGGATACGACGAGTGGACTTCGAGAACTGGCTCTCCAGCCTTGAAGAGAGGGCTGCGTGA
- a CDS encoding exodeoxyribonuclease VII large subunit yields the protein MFCLAWDLTSETPPSWVVRVDGHIATLQPGPFGEWWDAHLVDAAAGAPPRTVTFFEKPQVPSLPLVQTIIGTYEDGRLHAAIQKRADPLFQETEFSKRWPIPDLEKPLMVLTASKGSAGWRDLGHLHEVATLDHRYAIRSEEAGTARRLIYFMGEAAKNPREWGGILITRGGGNHPAGQWPVRSWQAPLNDPDVLEAIANVQAQGLAVITGVGHERDVTKADRMADYAWPTPSRAGAALANLARYMEDARRAPAEGLPIALYNQGRMARRELDDAWARWHGHENLPWAWMDDPAA from the coding sequence ATGTTCTGCCTGGCATGGGACCTCACGTCCGAGACTCCGCCAAGCTGGGTTGTCCGCGTGGATGGGCACATAGCCACGCTGCAGCCTGGCCCGTTCGGTGAATGGTGGGATGCACACCTCGTCGATGCGGCAGCCGGAGCGCCACCCCGAACTGTTACCTTCTTCGAAAAACCGCAAGTGCCCTCCCTGCCGCTCGTGCAAACGATCATTGGCACTTATGAAGACGGCCGACTTCACGCGGCTATCCAGAAACGTGCTGATCCTTTGTTTCAAGAAACCGAATTTTCTAAGCGCTGGCCTATTCCAGACCTTGAGAAGCCTCTAATGGTATTGACGGCTTCTAAGGGCAGCGCAGGCTGGCGCGATCTTGGCCACTTGCACGAGGTGGCTACCTTGGATCACCGTTACGCGATTCGCTCGGAAGAGGCTGGCACCGCTCGCCGTCTAATCTACTTCATGGGCGAGGCGGCCAAGAATCCTCGTGAGTGGGGCGGAATCCTTATCACCAGGGGTGGAGGCAACCATCCGGCCGGACAGTGGCCCGTTAGAAGTTGGCAAGCGCCGCTGAATGATCCTGACGTGCTCGAAGCCATCGCGAACGTCCAAGCTCAAGGGCTTGCAGTCATCACCGGCGTCGGCCACGAACGGGACGTCACCAAAGCCGATCGCATGGCGGACTACGCCTGGCCCACTCCGTCCAGAGCGGGAGCTGCTCTGGCAAACCTGGCTCGATACATGGAGGACGCCCGGCGCGCGCCGGCGGAAGGGCTCCCTATCGCTCTCTACAACCAGGGCCGCATGGCCAGACGAGAACTCGACGACGCCTGGGCCCGGTGGCATGGTCATGAGAACCTGCCGTGGGCGTGGATGGATGACCCGGCTGCGTGA
- a CDS encoding HEPN domain-containing protein, producing the protein MTREIDAQTPISGVFWLQSERKVVPGLITLAPRWPKLELFGSLTDAYEVTSRGPNFVTRQPSRDGGEELTIHGNLEGGRTFSGWPRRVTLIRSNTRRRLVQMFGVGPEKQVFEGSYALLGGHIEDAHSIFTAARMRVQNIDEWTALPGLERTIGRNRASLSFSRPDIPSVALDSHFGRLTLQPRHSIAFSGATEAGIKLSTWLEFRFDGGYTVDALRSKFLLPLSTLLTILYGVECQPTDLEVFDEGNRTWLKVFAYEISSATCGKSEDPLLTYRDIGLEKLAAWFTIFDRLAPIPRILAGVIADKDRAVENRLMELAMAAEGLHRRLHPGSRRLSEDRVTESISILKNSSLAADVSDIISNALRTHLWDLSFPVRIKELTEEVAAAAPGVCGKSNRWKAAVVNARNGFAHSLPGELADSHQIFAYNSLAASLRWLLTARILQEVGLDDNLISSALTSHDKYQSFLSRAKGVLPKIYSE; encoded by the coding sequence ATGACACGAGAGATCGACGCACAAACTCCGATAAGCGGCGTATTTTGGCTCCAAAGCGAACGTAAGGTGGTCCCAGGACTTATCACGCTCGCCCCACGATGGCCGAAGCTTGAGTTGTTTGGCAGCCTCACCGATGCATATGAAGTGACATCAAGAGGGCCGAACTTTGTCACACGTCAACCCAGCCGAGATGGTGGCGAGGAGTTGACCATTCATGGGAACCTTGAGGGAGGACGCACTTTTTCCGGATGGCCCAGACGCGTCACCCTTATTCGCTCAAATACTAGACGCCGCTTGGTGCAAATGTTTGGAGTCGGTCCCGAAAAGCAAGTTTTCGAGGGAAGTTACGCCCTCCTGGGTGGACACATCGAAGATGCACATTCGATATTTACTGCAGCGCGTATGCGCGTGCAAAATATCGACGAATGGACTGCCCTGCCTGGCCTGGAACGGACAATCGGCCGAAACCGAGCTAGCCTTAGTTTTTCGCGCCCAGATATTCCGTCGGTCGCACTCGATTCACATTTTGGCAGGCTAACGCTGCAACCTCGCCATAGCATCGCTTTCTCTGGCGCGACAGAAGCCGGGATCAAGCTATCCACGTGGCTCGAATTTCGCTTCGACGGCGGATATACAGTCGATGCCCTCAGAAGTAAATTTCTGTTGCCGCTCAGCACGCTACTCACAATATTGTATGGAGTTGAATGCCAGCCAACGGACCTGGAGGTTTTTGACGAGGGCAACCGCACCTGGCTTAAGGTCTTCGCGTACGAAATTTCTTCAGCAACATGCGGGAAGTCCGAAGATCCACTTCTCACCTATAGAGATATCGGCCTTGAAAAGCTTGCCGCGTGGTTTACGATCTTTGATCGACTTGCCCCAATTCCACGCATCCTGGCCGGAGTTATTGCAGATAAGGACAGGGCGGTAGAAAATCGCTTGATGGAGTTGGCGATGGCAGCAGAAGGGCTTCATCGAAGACTGCATCCGGGGAGTCGTCGCCTGTCTGAAGATCGAGTGACGGAAAGTATATCAATCCTCAAAAATTCCTCCTTGGCGGCAGATGTCTCAGACATTATCTCAAATGCTTTGCGGACTCACCTTTGGGATCTCAGCTTTCCTGTGCGCATAAAAGAATTGACGGAAGAAGTAGCTGCCGCAGCACCCGGAGTTTGTGGGAAATCGAACCGATGGAAGGCTGCTGTCGTTAATGCCCGGAACGGGTTTGCGCACAGCCTGCCCGGAGAGCTTGCGGACTCTCATCAAATTTTCGCCTATAACTCTCTGGCAGCGTCTCTTAGATGGCTGCTCACAGCACGAATATTGCAAGAGGTCGGGCTGGATGATAATTTGATCTCAAGCGCCTTGACATCACACGATAAGTACCAGAGTTTCCTATCTCGCGCCAAAGGCGTCCTTCCTAAAATCTACAGCGAATAG
- a CDS encoding HAD family hydrolase produces MSKLILWDIDHTLIETGGVGSEVFKDAFEQVTGQKINQMADVTGRTEQVIFAETLHMYGIEDPGDYFPKFVEAQAAGYRARADEMRRRGRALPGAREALTAFAELPHITQTVLTGNPKPSAIEKLRAFDLDQWLDLDIGAYGTDDSVRPNLVAIAQQRAHDRHGHTYTRDTTIVIGDTTSDVEAALKGGAQIIAVASGRTTADQLREAGARTVLPDLATLRAMMRESE; encoded by the coding sequence GTGAGCAAGCTCATCCTGTGGGACATCGACCACACGCTGATCGAGACGGGCGGAGTCGGAAGCGAGGTCTTCAAAGACGCCTTCGAGCAGGTCACCGGCCAAAAGATCAACCAGATGGCCGACGTGACCGGCCGCACCGAACAAGTCATCTTCGCCGAGACCCTGCACATGTACGGCATCGAGGACCCCGGCGACTACTTCCCCAAGTTCGTCGAGGCCCAGGCCGCCGGCTACCGCGCCCGAGCGGACGAGATGCGCCGACGCGGCCGCGCCCTCCCCGGGGCTCGCGAAGCCCTCACCGCGTTCGCCGAGCTGCCCCACATCACCCAAACCGTCCTGACCGGCAATCCCAAGCCCTCAGCCATCGAGAAGCTACGAGCGTTCGACCTTGACCAGTGGCTAGACCTGGACATCGGCGCCTACGGCACAGACGACTCCGTACGCCCCAACCTGGTCGCCATCGCCCAACAACGCGCCCACGACCGCCACGGCCACACCTACACCCGAGACACAACCATCGTCATCGGCGACACCACCAGCGACGTAGAAGCCGCCCTAAAAGGCGGAGCCCAAATCATCGCCGTAGCCTCCGGCAGAACCACCGCTGACCAACTCCGTGAAGCTGGAGCTCGCACTGTCCTACCTGATCTTGCCACCTTGAGGGCAATGATGCGCGAATCAGAATAA
- a CDS encoding helix-turn-helix domain-containing protein, which yields MTQSEEIRIGERLRFYRQGRKKTQAAVAGLAGVSEDYLSQIERGLKTPTIGLLHKFARILGVQVSVLLGEPEFEQDGVIHPVASELNRVMMTYGGPGAGDAVDLGELRGRVDAAWQIWQTSKERFSEGAEVFPGLVVDVQTAARSFRAPGEADERREAARIASDMYFLLRTFAKRIGRTDLSLLAADRGIAAAYEADDPLRIAAAHWNLGHIQIAQNEAEAAEETVMRAIEELRPRLDDGSEWVAMHGALWLVAAVASVRQGDAWTARDRLRQKALPAARSAGEGNVMWTVFGPTNVDLHAMSVEMECGESAEGLSIADQIDVTNSPSLERQTTFYLELARLNEQRRDDAAVLLHLLDAERSGPEDLRYNTLARDLVRGLLKRARPTLAPQARALAKRIGLVVA from the coding sequence GTGACGCAGTCGGAAGAGATCCGGATCGGCGAGCGGCTGAGGTTCTACCGGCAGGGGCGCAAGAAGACACAGGCGGCGGTCGCCGGGCTGGCCGGTGTGAGCGAGGACTACCTGTCGCAGATCGAGCGGGGGCTCAAGACGCCGACCATCGGTCTCCTGCACAAGTTCGCCCGAATCCTGGGGGTACAGGTCTCGGTTCTCCTGGGTGAACCGGAGTTCGAGCAGGATGGTGTCATTCACCCGGTGGCGTCGGAACTGAACCGGGTGATGATGACCTACGGCGGTCCAGGGGCGGGCGACGCGGTGGACCTGGGCGAGTTGCGGGGCCGGGTTGATGCGGCCTGGCAGATCTGGCAGACGTCCAAGGAACGCTTCTCGGAAGGCGCGGAGGTCTTCCCCGGCCTGGTGGTCGACGTGCAGACGGCGGCGAGGTCGTTCCGGGCTCCTGGGGAAGCGGACGAGCGTCGTGAGGCGGCCCGGATCGCCTCGGATATGTACTTCCTGCTCCGTACGTTTGCCAAGCGCATCGGTCGTACCGATCTGTCGTTGCTGGCTGCTGACCGTGGGATCGCGGCAGCGTATGAGGCTGACGATCCGCTGCGGATCGCGGCGGCTCACTGGAACCTCGGGCACATCCAGATTGCTCAGAACGAGGCGGAGGCGGCCGAGGAGACCGTCATGCGGGCTATCGAGGAGTTGCGTCCGCGTCTGGATGACGGCTCTGAGTGGGTGGCGATGCATGGGGCGCTGTGGCTCGTGGCGGCCGTTGCCTCCGTGCGTCAGGGGGATGCCTGGACGGCGCGGGATCGGCTCCGGCAAAAGGCGTTGCCCGCGGCTCGTTCGGCCGGTGAGGGCAACGTCATGTGGACGGTCTTTGGGCCGACGAACGTCGACTTGCATGCAATGAGCGTGGAGATGGAGTGCGGCGAGTCGGCCGAGGGGCTGAGCATCGCAGACCAGATCGATGTCACAAATTCGCCGTCACTGGAGCGGCAGACGACCTTTTATCTGGAACTCGCGCGGCTGAACGAACAGCGTCGCGATGACGCGGCGGTACTGCTGCATCTGCTGGACGCCGAGAGATCCGGGCCGGAAGACCTGCGATACAACACGTTGGCGCGTGATCTGGTGCGTGGCCTGCTCAAACGCGCTCGGCCGACGCTGGCCCCACAGGCGCGGGCGCTTGCGAAGCGGATCGGGCTGGTCGTCGCCTGA
- a CDS encoding tyrosine-type recombinase/integrase — translation MNKSYDVRFWNVTVRRGRQRPYVLRWVIGGKVQSRPFTTRELADSFKAELIQAARRGEAFDVETGLPESMVRAALSVSWFQHARDYVDDRWDKVSAKQRISIAETLTAVTVALTAKRKGAPDPETLRMALRRWEFNKARRDAERPAEVAAAITWVAKTSVPLADLTEFEVITNVLDACARRLDGTPAAPSYYTRRRRVLYNVLKYAVQRKRLAVNPIDGLDWKPTQDDEVWEEVDPAVVPSPRQMSELLTAVSYAGPRRGPRMVAFFACLYYAMMRPGEAVSLQDVDCDLPSTGWGRLMLGSSRPSAGTEWTDSGEYHDDRGLKGRNRKAKRPVPIPPELVRILREHINRFGVAPDGRLFRTEHGGVLLPSGYGRTWHKARTFALTPAEEASDLARRPYDLRHAGVSLRLNAGVPPTQVAEWAGHSVEVLLKIYAKVIAGQDRVWEGLMDDALGG, via the coding sequence GTGAACAAGAGTTACGACGTCCGATTCTGGAACGTCACAGTAAGGAGAGGCAGGCAACGGCCGTACGTCTTGCGCTGGGTAATAGGCGGGAAAGTTCAGTCGCGACCGTTCACCACTCGGGAACTGGCCGACAGCTTCAAGGCGGAACTCATCCAGGCCGCCCGGCGAGGCGAGGCATTCGACGTCGAGACCGGCCTTCCCGAGTCCATGGTCCGTGCCGCACTCTCCGTGAGCTGGTTCCAGCACGCACGGGACTACGTCGATGACCGGTGGGACAAGGTGTCAGCGAAACAACGCATATCGATCGCCGAGACGCTGACCGCCGTGACGGTCGCTCTCACGGCCAAGCGCAAGGGAGCGCCCGACCCGGAAACGCTGCGCATGGCACTCCGCCGGTGGGAGTTCAACAAGGCTCGGCGTGATGCCGAGCGCCCCGCCGAGGTGGCCGCCGCTATCACCTGGGTGGCAAAGACCAGCGTTCCGCTCGCCGATCTCACCGAGTTCGAGGTAATCACGAACGTCCTAGACGCCTGCGCTCGCAGGCTGGACGGTACGCCGGCCGCGCCGAGCTACTACACACGGCGTCGCCGGGTTCTCTACAACGTGCTCAAATACGCCGTCCAGCGGAAACGGCTCGCAGTCAACCCCATAGACGGTCTCGACTGGAAACCGACGCAGGATGACGAAGTGTGGGAGGAGGTGGACCCAGCGGTCGTTCCGTCGCCCCGTCAGATGTCCGAACTGCTGACTGCCGTCAGCTACGCCGGACCTCGGAGGGGCCCGCGGATGGTGGCGTTCTTCGCGTGCCTCTACTACGCCATGATGCGACCCGGCGAGGCCGTCTCACTCCAGGATGTCGACTGCGACCTTCCCTCGACAGGGTGGGGCCGCCTGATGCTCGGTAGCTCACGGCCATCGGCCGGAACCGAGTGGACGGATTCCGGCGAATACCACGACGACCGCGGGCTGAAAGGTCGCAACCGCAAGGCCAAGCGGCCCGTACCGATCCCGCCGGAACTCGTCAGGATTCTGCGCGAGCACATTAACCGGTTCGGCGTCGCCCCAGACGGCCGTCTGTTCCGCACAGAGCACGGGGGAGTGCTTCTCCCGTCCGGCTACGGGCGCACCTGGCACAAGGCGCGCACGTTCGCTCTGACGCCCGCCGAGGAGGCGTCGGACTTGGCTCGGCGTCCGTACGATCTCCGGCACGCTGGCGTCTCCCTGCGGCTCAACGCTGGCGTTCCACCGACGCAGGTCGCCGAGTGGGCCGGACACAGCGTTGAGGTCCTGCTGAAGATCTATGCCAAGGTCATCGCAGGGCAAGACCGCGTGTGGGAAGGCCTTATGGACGATGCCCTCGGTGGCTAG
- a CDS encoding DUF3987 domain-containing protein yields the protein MTNPAPLRVVDTRPAGDDLDASPHSIEAEQCVLGAVMLSPTALAEVRPLLDGSDFYRPAHARIWDAVCALADRGAPVDPLAVGAHIGTRHLATIGGAPYLHTLISRVPAAANAVYWAHMVRDLAYARTVAETGTRLIQFANLADGDAAELRAKVAAEVAAVTAADRRGWPDPMPLSTAPTLPAFPVWCLPDWAAEYAAAVADLTQTPVDLAGCLALAALAVAAAGNVTVNAGAWSEPTNLFLVMVLPPGNRKSEVYKAMTAPIRAAEGILCDLAAPLIAEATIARKVAEADAERTEKAATDHPDDLDRRADASAARIALDNATIPAEPALFGGNDSTVEKVTSRLAEQNGRYAVLAPEGGKLFSIAGGRYSGTPDIGVFLSGHAGEEIRIERMGRPSERIDAAALTIGVCLQPGVLAGLGDTPEFREQGLLGRLLITMPESKLGYRNARPDPIPPHAAHTYERTLTDLVLSLRKFGDPDGAPVTLTFTGQAQEAVIDLLEATEPRLRPGTGDLAHMTDWAGKLVGAVVRIAALLHLAKHLRDGDGRPIDLATFQEARQLGEYFTAHAQAAYDAIGADPAVNHARTVLDWARRTETTRFTARDLMRGPLKNRVRKVADLDPVLRVLQTHGWIRQIPGARTGGRPTSPAYETHPDLSQDTG from the coding sequence ATGACCAACCCCGCACCGCTGCGCGTGGTCGACACTCGGCCCGCCGGTGACGACCTGGACGCGTCGCCGCACAGCATCGAGGCCGAGCAATGCGTTCTGGGCGCGGTCATGCTCTCGCCCACCGCGCTCGCCGAGGTCCGGCCGCTGTTGGACGGCTCCGACTTCTACCGGCCCGCGCATGCGCGCATCTGGGACGCGGTGTGCGCGCTGGCCGACCGTGGCGCCCCCGTCGACCCGCTCGCCGTCGGCGCCCATATCGGCACCCGCCACCTGGCCACGATCGGTGGCGCCCCCTACCTGCACACGCTGATCAGCCGTGTCCCCGCCGCGGCCAACGCCGTCTACTGGGCGCACATGGTCCGCGATCTGGCCTACGCCCGCACCGTCGCCGAGACCGGAACCCGGCTCATCCAGTTCGCCAATCTCGCCGACGGCGACGCCGCCGAGCTACGGGCCAAGGTCGCCGCAGAGGTGGCCGCCGTGACCGCCGCCGACCGGCGAGGCTGGCCCGACCCCATGCCGCTGTCGACCGCGCCGACCCTGCCGGCGTTCCCGGTGTGGTGCCTGCCGGACTGGGCCGCCGAATACGCCGCCGCCGTCGCCGACCTCACCCAAACCCCCGTCGACCTCGCCGGATGCCTCGCCCTTGCCGCGCTCGCCGTCGCCGCCGCCGGAAACGTCACCGTCAACGCCGGCGCCTGGTCCGAGCCGACCAACCTGTTTTTGGTCATGGTGCTGCCACCCGGCAACCGCAAATCCGAGGTCTACAAGGCCATGACCGCACCCATCCGGGCCGCCGAGGGCATCCTGTGCGACCTGGCCGCGCCGCTCATCGCCGAGGCGACGATCGCCCGCAAGGTCGCCGAGGCCGACGCCGAACGCACCGAGAAGGCCGCCACCGACCACCCCGACGACCTCGACCGCCGCGCCGACGCCTCCGCCGCGCGCATCGCCCTCGACAACGCCACCATTCCCGCCGAACCAGCCCTGTTCGGCGGTAACGACTCCACGGTCGAAAAGGTCACCTCACGCCTGGCCGAACAAAACGGCCGGTACGCCGTCCTGGCGCCCGAGGGCGGCAAGCTGTTCTCCATCGCCGGTGGCCGCTACTCCGGAACCCCCGACATCGGCGTGTTCCTGTCCGGCCACGCCGGCGAGGAAATCCGCATCGAACGCATGGGCCGCCCCTCCGAACGCATCGACGCCGCCGCCCTCACCATCGGCGTATGCCTGCAACCCGGCGTCCTGGCCGGACTCGGCGACACCCCCGAATTCCGCGAACAGGGCTTGCTCGGGCGCCTGCTGATCACCATGCCGGAATCCAAGCTCGGCTACCGCAATGCCCGGCCCGACCCCATCCCCCCGCACGCGGCCCACACCTACGAACGGACGCTGACTGATCTGGTGCTGTCGCTGCGCAAGTTCGGCGACCCCGACGGCGCACCCGTCACCCTGACCTTCACCGGCCAGGCGCAAGAAGCCGTCATCGACCTGTTGGAAGCCACCGAGCCGCGCCTTCGTCCCGGCACCGGCGACCTGGCCCACATGACCGACTGGGCCGGCAAGCTCGTCGGCGCCGTCGTGCGCATCGCCGCCCTACTCCACCTCGCCAAACACCTACGCGACGGAGATGGGCGCCCCATCGACCTCGCCACCTTCCAAGAGGCCCGCCAACTCGGCGAGTACTTCACCGCCCACGCCCAAGCCGCCTACGACGCCATCGGCGCCGACCCCGCCGTCAACCACGCCCGCACCGTCCTGGACTGGGCACGCCGCACCGAAACCACCCGCTTCACCGCCCGCGACCTCATGCGCGGCCCGCTCAAGAACCGCGTCCGCAAAGTCGCCGACCTCGACCCCGTGCTACGCGTCCTGCAAACCCACGGCTGGATCCGCCAGATACCCGGCGCTCGCACCGGCGGACGCCCCACCTCACCGGCATACGAGACCCACCCCGACCTGTCACAGGACACCGGATGA
- a CDS encoding DNA cytosine methyltransferase → MRVTVLEGFAGAGGLSEGARMIGLAPTLGYEINVDACRTARAAGHARVQADVRALDPARLGEVEGWVSGPPCPTYAASGKLTGRSDYGTVLGAVERLADTRHPRRTLDRIAAEVTDPRTALVLETLDLALDAPNLRWLVAEQVPAVAGIWREFAAELAACHRWDACTVLTLRADDFGAATRRARVFLIATRDGAPDLTGLPYRDRWDCRRFGPGPVQHPPHPLTPFPLTSMAAALDWPPGVRVNTRGNRRTSGGNEFSADRPALSLTGNGARTWYRTDLGPVAGRLTDAQAGTLQTFPPGYPWHGSRSSRFQRIADAVPPVMAAAVLGAATRRPWQPAVWQRLAEVYGHTRPDIAHTRPCTDRPATPQLDLFALSTSHERTAA, encoded by the coding sequence ATGAGGGTGACGGTTCTGGAGGGGTTCGCCGGCGCCGGTGGCCTGTCCGAGGGCGCCCGCATGATCGGTCTGGCCCCCACCCTCGGCTACGAGATCAACGTCGACGCCTGCCGCACCGCCCGCGCCGCCGGACACGCCCGTGTGCAAGCCGACGTGCGCGCGCTCGACCCGGCCCGCCTCGGCGAGGTCGAGGGATGGGTCTCCGGGCCGCCGTGCCCGACGTACGCCGCCAGCGGCAAACTCACCGGCCGCAGCGACTACGGGACCGTGCTGGGCGCTGTCGAGCGGCTCGCCGACACCCGGCACCCGAGGCGCACCCTCGACCGGATCGCCGCCGAGGTCACCGACCCGCGTACCGCGCTGGTCCTGGAAACCCTCGACCTGGCCCTCGACGCGCCGAACCTGCGGTGGCTGGTGGCCGAACAAGTCCCCGCCGTCGCCGGCATCTGGCGAGAGTTCGCCGCCGAGCTGGCCGCGTGCCACCGGTGGGACGCCTGCACCGTGCTGACGTTGCGCGCCGACGACTTCGGCGCCGCCACCCGCCGCGCCCGCGTGTTCCTGATCGCCACCCGCGACGGCGCCCCGGACCTGACCGGCCTGCCGTATCGGGACCGGTGGGACTGCCGCCGGTTCGGGCCCGGCCCCGTCCAGCACCCGCCCCACCCGCTCACCCCGTTCCCGCTCACCTCGATGGCCGCCGCGCTGGACTGGCCGCCCGGCGTGCGCGTCAACACCCGCGGCAACCGCCGCACGTCCGGCGGCAACGAGTTCAGCGCCGACCGGCCCGCGCTGTCGCTGACCGGCAACGGCGCCCGCACCTGGTACCGAACCGACCTCGGCCCCGTCGCCGGGCGCCTCACCGACGCCCAGGCCGGGACCTTGCAGACGTTCCCGCCCGGCTACCCCTGGCATGGGTCCCGCTCATCCCGCTTCCAACGCATCGCCGACGCCGTGCCCCCGGTGATGGCCGCCGCCGTCCTGGGCGCCGCCACCCGCCGCCCCTGGCAACCCGCCGTATGGCAGCGCCTCGCCGAGGTCTACGGCCACACCCGCCCGGACATCGCACACACCCGGCCATGCACCGACCGTCCGGCTACACCCCAACTCGACTTGTTCGCCCTGTCCACGTCCCACGAGAGGACCGCAGCATGA